A part of Patescibacteria group bacterium genomic DNA contains:
- a CDS encoding glycosyltransferase family 1 protein — protein sequence MHIGFYFESVKQEGGAYQVALNHLEALRDIQNHEFIIFNTSLDFPFDDFKNLPNFKIIDLIKRPKNKTEENPSPTSTAQKKQNLKRKVVLFFLDILRFFHLYRLENFLARFKARARAKIFDGYGLDLLLFHGTSELSIYTNIPSVVIIHDIHHRLYPQFPEMSEKGQWTKREYTYSRIDKNTFRIYVDSEVGKEDLARVYNIDPKKIVILRPLPPPYIRTEISQSELVEIRKKYNLPEKFLFYPAQFWPHKNHKNLVLAAKILRDQGVTVPIVLVGSKKELWGEYDRVVNLVKESGLERQVLFLGFVPIEDISPLYRLATGLIMPVYVGWTYVPIVEAWAMECPIIYSTARGCREQGGDSALYVDPYKPEDIALKIKEFWQNPQLRATLIENGKLRLAAWTRKDFNSTIENVINEFEQQKHHSSK from the coding sequence ATGCATATCGGGTTCTATTTCGAAAGTGTAAAACAAGAAGGTGGCGCCTACCAAGTAGCGCTCAACCACCTCGAAGCCCTCCGTGACATACAAAATCACGAATTTATTATCTTTAACACTTCGCTCGATTTTCCCTTTGATGATTTTAAAAATCTGCCAAATTTTAAAATTATTGATCTCATTAAACGTCCGAAAAACAAAACCGAGGAAAACCCTTCTCCCACAAGCACTGCTCAAAAAAAGCAAAACCTAAAAAGAAAAGTGGTTTTGTTTTTTTTGGATATTTTAAGGTTTTTTCATCTCTACCGACTGGAAAATTTTCTAGCCAGATTTAAAGCTCGAGCTCGAGCGAAAATTTTTGACGGCTATGGACTCGACCTTTTGTTGTTCCATGGTACGTCTGAACTTTCGATTTATACCAACATTCCATCAGTCGTTATTATTCACGACATTCACCACCGCCTCTATCCGCAATTTCCTGAAATGTCTGAAAAAGGTCAGTGGACTAAACGAGAATATACCTACAGCCGCATCGACAAAAACACTTTCAGAATTTACGTTGATTCCGAAGTAGGAAAAGAAGATTTAGCACGCGTCTACAACATTGACCCGAAAAAAATTGTCATCCTGCGTCCCCTGCCGCCTCCGTATATTCGAACGGAAATTTCGCAATCCGAACTTGTAGAAATTCGCAAAAAATATAATTTACCGGAAAAATTTCTGTTTTACCCCGCGCAATTTTGGCCACATAAAAATCACAAAAACTTAGTGCTTGCGGCAAAAATTCTCCGCGACCAAGGCGTTACTGTTCCTATCGTTCTTGTTGGATCGAAAAAAGAGCTCTGGGGAGAATATGATCGAGTGGTCAACCTCGTTAAAGAAAGTGGATTGGAAAGACAAGTCCTATTTCTAGGCTTCGTCCCAATTGAAGACATTTCGCCGCTGTATCGCCTCGCCACCGGACTTATCATGCCGGTCTATGTCGGTTGGACCTACGTACCGATTGTTGAGGCTTGGGCCATGGAGTGTCCTATAATTTATTCGACTGCGCGCGGTTGTAGAGAACAAGGAGGAGATAGCGCTCTGTACGTTGACCCGTACAAACCAGAAGACATCGCTCTAAAAATAAAAGAATTTTGGCAGAATCCGCAACTGAGAGCGACACTTATTGAAAACGGCAAGCTACGCTTGGCAGCTTGGACGAGAAAAGATTTTAACAGTACAATTGAGAACGTCATCAATGAATTCGAACAACAAAAACACCATTCCAGTAAATGA
- a CDS encoding carbamoyltransferase C-terminal domain-containing protein translates to MSKKKYTILGLHFGHGAGAAIIVDGQIVADVSEERFNHVKHSSDLPFASIKFCLKMAGISAREIDEIAVAGLAVGDQLECIFGLKVAIPEKPAENLKEKIYLSGKRIVRSLFFGNRPSTGLRTPLYCRDFFLEKLPKVTFVEHHLAHAAGAYFTANDNRKMVIATMDGSGDGKSSCIWRGENGKIYPLVKYDFKSSLGWFYSNVTEAIGWWHGDGEGKTMGLAPYGDLSKVRGVLDGFYPEFKNGELVKPYNFPETKEFKLLGSIHWHSDEALRIAEIVKKYGKEDVSAEAQRVLEEQAMEFVLPWLSKEDTKILATSGGIFLNVKLNQRIWQSGKVETHHPYPNPGDAGLPLGAALFVASEGGHLKNPVADHLYWGPEYSNDEIEKILKERRLQYRKSNDVCSEVAHMLSEDKIIAWFQGRMESGPRALGNRSILMSPKKAENKDIINARVKFREAFRPFCPSMADEVKEKYLVKPRAEKFMVTSFDCKPERKHELPAVVHVDGTLRPQTVTQKDNPRYWKLITEFGKITGTPVLLNTSMNIMGEPIACSPREAIRCFFDSGIDALALGDFIIEKPAPLK, encoded by the coding sequence ATGAGTAAGAAAAAATACACTATTTTGGGACTCCATTTTGGACACGGCGCGGGTGCGGCGATTATTGTTGACGGTCAGATTGTAGCCGATGTTTCCGAGGAGCGTTTTAATCACGTTAAGCATTCAAGTGATTTGCCGTTCGCCTCAATTAAATTTTGTTTAAAAATGGCAGGTATTTCTGCGCGAGAAATCGATGAGATCGCGGTCGCGGGATTGGCGGTTGGCGATCAGCTCGAATGTATTTTTGGTTTGAAAGTAGCTATTCCCGAAAAACCGGCAGAAAATCTGAAAGAAAAAATCTACCTCTCCGGCAAGCGAATCGTCCGCAGTTTATTTTTCGGCAATCGTCCGAGTACCGGCCTACGAACACCTCTGTACTGCCGAGATTTTTTTCTTGAAAAACTTCCCAAGGTTACGTTTGTTGAACATCACTTAGCCCATGCCGCTGGCGCCTACTTTACCGCAAATGATAATCGGAAAATGGTTATCGCCACCATGGACGGATCAGGTGACGGTAAATCATCGTGCATTTGGAGAGGGGAGAATGGTAAAATTTATCCGCTCGTTAAATATGATTTTAAAAGTTCACTTGGTTGGTTTTACAGCAATGTCACTGAGGCTATCGGCTGGTGGCATGGAGATGGCGAGGGAAAAACTATGGGGCTTGCGCCGTACGGTGACCTCTCAAAAGTTCGCGGAGTGTTAGATGGTTTTTATCCTGAATTTAAAAATGGAGAATTGGTGAAGCCGTACAACTTTCCGGAAACTAAAGAATTTAAATTGCTCGGTTCGATTCACTGGCATTCTGATGAGGCCCTCCGCATTGCCGAAATTGTAAAAAAGTATGGCAAGGAAGATGTTTCCGCTGAAGCCCAGAGGGTGCTTGAAGAGCAAGCGATGGAATTTGTTTTGCCGTGGCTTAGCAAAGAGGACACCAAAATTTTGGCGACATCTGGTGGAATTTTCCTCAACGTTAAGCTCAATCAAAGAATTTGGCAGTCGGGAAAAGTAGAAACTCATCATCCATATCCAAATCCAGGAGACGCGGGGTTGCCACTCGGAGCGGCGCTTTTTGTGGCAAGTGAGGGAGGACATTTGAAAAATCCTGTGGCGGATCATTTGTACTGGGGGCCTGAATATTCAAATGACGAGATTGAGAAAATTTTAAAGGAACGCCGATTGCAGTATCGCAAATCAAACGACGTTTGTTCCGAGGTGGCTCACATGCTTTCTGAAGACAAAATCATCGCCTGGTTTCAAGGACGAATGGAATCTGGTCCGCGCGCTTTGGGCAATCGTTCGATTTTAATGAGTCCGAAGAAAGCTGAGAATAAAGACATCATCAATGCGCGAGTAAAGTTTCGCGAAGCGTTCCGACCATTTTGTCCATCAATGGCAGACGAGGTCAAAGAAAAATATTTGGTGAAGCCTCGCGCAGAGAAATTTATGGTGACGTCATTCGATTGCAAGCCTGAAAGAAAACATGAATTGCCCGCGGTGGTCCATGTTGACGGCACTTTGCGTCCTCAGACTGTCACCCAGAAAGATAATCCACGATATTGGAAATTGATAACTGAGTTTGGAAAAATTACAGGCACACCGGTTCTTCTCAACACGTCGATGAATATCATGGGAGAGCCGATTGCCTGTTCGCCGAGAGAAGCCATCCGCTGTTTTTTCGATTCAGGAATTGACGCACTTGCCCTTGGAGATTTTATTATTGAAAAACCGGCGCCACTTAAATAA